ATGATAAGATCTCAAACTTACAACCGCCTCCTGAGGACTGCTGCACGTGGATGGTTGCGCTGGCGCCTCCACTAGCCAGTCTAATGGTGGAATAATGACAAGTTAGAGCTTAATTCAGAATTGAAGCTAATGCCATAAAAACGGCATTAAGTATTTAAGTTTATCCCACCTGGTCTCCTCTCCTTCCAGCAGTTTTCTGTAGGTGGCGATTTCGATGTCCAGGGCCAGCTTGACGTTCATCAGCTCCTGGTATTCGCGCACCTGGCGGGCCATGTCCTGCTTGGCTCTCTGCAGAGCCTCCTCCAATTCCTTGATGCGGAACTTGGCATCCTTCACTGCCAGCTCACCACGCTCCTCAGCCTCTGCGATCTGAGCCTCAAGGCTGGCCCTCTGAGGAGAATCATGCCACAGATATTTTAATAACTGCAAATCCTCTCATACATTGAAGTGTGTTGATAATAAGGAATCATCCGTGAAAGGTTATCGAAATATACCTGTCCCTTGACAGCCTCAATCTCATTCTGAAGACGGGCAATCATGCGGTTCAGCTCAGAAATCTCAGTCTTGGTTGTGCGCAGGTCATCACCATACTGTCCGGCAGTGCTCTGCATCTCCTCGTACTGttaagaaaaatacaacaagATGTATCAAAAAATTGACGTAGAAGGCTGAGAGTGTATGAAAGACACAAGAGATAAACCTTGGCTTTGGTGCTCACTCACCTTCTGTTTGTACCAGGTCTCAGCTTCAGCCTTGCTCTTGTTGGCAATGTCCTCGTACTGAGTGCGCACTTCAGCCACAATAGCATCCATGTCCAGGTTACGGCTGTTGTCCATCTCCACAATGACAGAGGTGTCCTTGATCTGGCCCTGGAGCTCACGAAGCTCCTACAGAACCAATAGTTTTTGCACAACGGTTAACTCTTGGTCTTTTTTAACTGACTTACACAATGAGTGGATGCCAAATGGTTATTATTTAAAGTATTATGATGTAACTCAATTAGACATTATAGATACATACAGCCTCGTAGACAGCCCTGAGGAAGTTGATCTCATCCTGGAGAGCATCAGCCCTGGCCTCCAGCTCAACCTTGGTCATATAGGCAGCATCAACGTCCTGGAAAACGATATGCAAACAGAAGTGTTATAATAGGCCACAATATATCGAACCCCTTGCATAAGACAACATTTATAAAGTCATCTTGATGTATTCATACCTTCTTCAGGAGCACAAACTCATTCTCTGCACCTGCACGTTTGTTGATTTCATCTTCATACCTGTTGGAACACAAAGTAACACTTTAGTGCATCTGCTCTATATCAAGTCTATGTTGCAAATAGTGGCATGTCATGCAAACACTCACTTCCTCTTGAAGTCCTCAACCAGGCCCTGCATGTTCTTCAGCTCTCCTTCCAGCTTGACCTTCTCATTACCCAGCCCGTCGAGCTGTCTGCGCAGGTTGGCAATGTAGGCCTCGAACATGCCGTCAATGTTGGAGCGGGTGGTGGTCTGGTCCTGCAGGAGGCTCCATTTGGTCTCCAGCATcttgttctgctgctccagGAAACGGACCTGTGGAGACACAAAACCAGGGAAAATTGTCAGATGTTGTTctaaaaaaccttttttataTGTAACAGTGTATGTACATGGTTTGGCTGATGCTTTGCTGGTCCTCCTGAGTTGTTTTCACCACAATAGTGATTTGAAAGAATTTGAAGGGTGTACCATTGTAGTATCAGAGTTTAAAATGTCTCACCTTTCCTTGCATTTCTGATTAGATAGCTACATATCTGCATTGCCACACCCTGGTCACAACAATTAAAACTCATTATGGCATGTGTGCTTGCTGCTCACACAATTTTAACACTAAAAGAAGTTAAAAGGAACTTTTGAGGATTTGAACACTCATGGAAGAAATATCTTCAATTCCActtcaaaacaaatgtgatatAGAATATATAAGAAGGTAGCACAGGAACAAACCTTGTCAATGAAGGAGGCGAAGCGGTTGTTGAGGGTCTTGATCTGATCCTTCTCCTGGGTGCGGATGACCTGGATGGTTGGGTCAATGTCCACATTCAGAGGGGCCAGCAGGCTCTGGTTGACTTGGACAGCGGTGATCAGTGGGGCGACGTAACCGCCTGCTGCTTGGCTAGAGGCAATACCATAACTACCACCACCCATTGAAGACATACCAAAACCAAGAGCTGGAGCACCACGGAGACTAGAGCCATAGCTGGTTCTTTTTACAGAGTAGCTGCTTGATGGCTCTGCAAAAGATCTCCTGGAACTGCCACCAAAGTTTGAGACTGAGTATGATTTTCTCTGAATGCTTGCCATGGTAAAGGTTGTCAACCCCGAGCAGTGGAGAGCTGAAAATGAGTAGTCTTCAAAAGGAGAGCCAAGTCCCTCTGAATGTCTGACTGCAGACTCTGCCTGCTTTTATGGCGGtgcagagtgagagggaggTCCTCCCCAGATGCATCGACCTGCACTCTCACTTTTGCTGTCCAGCCTCCCTTCCATCTCAGCCCACACGCCTCCGGCTCTGAATGACAGGAGTGGCCAATCTTGTAAAACAGGTAGGGAGGGATTGCTAGAAGATAAGCCGTGACACGCCCTGCACTGGGGCAGGCTGAAGGGGAAGAGCGAGAGGTAATGAAGTGGAGTAAAAATGTGATTATGTAAGGAAAAGTGTGAGTGTGCAAACCCTGTTGCATGCTTAGTTGTCACAGGGCTGTCAAATGAATACCTCAAGCATATCTACTTTAGTGGACTCAAATCATTTCACAGTGGGCATAAACATAAACCATGTTCtttaggagttgagcaaaagccaagtggacttgttgaaggtacttgaagacgtttagcctcccatccaagaggcttcttcagttcaCGTCTTCCAGACTGACTGAAGGAAGCCTTTTGgaggcttcttcagttcatgAACTGAGGAGGCACTCTTGGATGGGTTTGCGAAACGTCctcaagtaccttcaacaagtccagttgacttttgctcaactcctaaggaatagCTATtacctggatgactgagaatcttcacagataTGTTCATACACATTATTTCAGTATTTAGAACATACTTTATTATCAACATAAA
This region of Pempheris klunzingeri isolate RE-2024b chromosome 2, fPemKlu1.hap1, whole genome shotgun sequence genomic DNA includes:
- the LOC139208494 gene encoding intermediate filament protein ON3-like isoform X1, which translates into the protein MASIQRKSYSVSNFGGSSRRSFAEPSSSYSVKRTSYGSSLRGAPALGFGMSSMGGGSYGIASSQAAGGYVAPLITAVQVNQSLLAPLNVDIDPTIQVIRTQEKDQIKTLNNRFASFIDKVRFLEQQNKMLETKWSLLQDQTTTRSNIDGMFEAYIANLRRQLDGLGNEKVKLEGELKNMQGLVEDFKRKYEDEINKRAGAENEFVLLKKDVDAAYMTKVELEARADALQDEINFLRAVYEAELRELQGQIKDTSVIVEMDNSRNLDMDAIVAEVRTQYEDIANKSKAEAETWYKQKYEEMQSTAGQYGDDLRTTKTEISELNRMIARLQNEIEAVKGQRASLEAQIAEAEERGELAVKDAKFRIKELEEALQRAKQDMARQVREYQELMNVKLALDIEIATYRKLLEGEETRLASGGASATIHVQQSSGGGSLSSSSGGFGYGGGSSLAGGYGGGSSLAGGYGGTITKSTISQSSSSRKYY
- the LOC139208494 gene encoding intermediate filament protein ON3-like isoform X2, which codes for MASIQRKSYSVSNFGGSSRRSFAEPSSSYSVKRTSYGSSLRGAPALGFGMSSMGGGSYGIASSQAAGGYVAPLITAVQVNQSLLAPLNVDIDPTIQVIRTQEKDQIKTLNNRFASFIDKVRFLEQQNKMLETKWSLLQDQTTTRSNIDGMFEAYIANLRRQLDGLGNEKVKLEGELKNMQGLVEDFKRKYEDEINKRAGAENEFVLLKKDVDAAYMTKVELEARADALQDEINFLRAVYEAELRELQGQIKDTSVIVEMDNSRNLDMDAIVAEVRTQYEDIANKSKAEAETWYKQKYEEMQSTAGQYGDDLRTTKTEISELNRMIARLQNEIEAVKGQRASLEAQIAEAEERGELAVKDAKFRIKELEEALQRAKQDMARQVREYQELMNVKLALDIEIATYRKLLEGEETRLASGGASATIHVQQSSGGGCNSSGGFGYGGGSSLAGGYGGGSSLAGGYGGTITKSTISQSSSSRKYY